In Leptolyngbya sp. O-77, the genomic window GACGGCTTTTTTATGACAAGACTAATTTCTTGCAACAGGTCGTTGCCTGCTGGCAGCCCAGACTAGGGTGATATCGCAAAATAACGCCGATCTCGGCGCGAATCACGGTTGCGTTTGACCTGCGCTGTTACGATTAACAAATAGTGAATGATTGTTGCGGCAGGGTATAGCTGAGCGTTATGGTTGAACGTCCTATCAAGAAATCTGAGCGTCAGACCCAGGAAGCGTCTGAGACTACTTCTAACACTTCTAACACGGCGTCTTCTAGCACTCCATCCGGGAGCAACAAGCCGCGCCCAGTTAAAAAAAGTGAACGCACTGGCCGAGATGAGTCGCCGCGTGAACGATCGGAGGATTCGCGGTCGGGCGATCGCCAGCGTCGGAAGGGCAAAGGCGGGCGTGATCGAGACGATCGCCCTTCGCCGTCGGTTAGCCCAGCCCTGATGCGCGGACCCAAGCCTACTCAGAAGAAACCCGTTGAAGAGCCGCCGTCAGAGGAAATCGCCGCCGAGGACGCATCCCTAGAAGCAGCAACAGAGGAAGTGGTCGCAGAAGAAGTCGTCGCAGAGGTGGTTGGAGCATCCGCACCAGAACCAGAATCCGCTGCTGAGCCTGAACCCGCTGCTGAAGCGCCTGCGCCAGAACCCGAATCTGAGCCGGAACCCGAACCCGAACCTGTTGCTGAGCCTGAACCTGTTGCTGAAGTGCCTGCGCCAGAACCCGAATCTGAGCCGGAATCTGTTGCCGAAGCACCTACGCCTGAACCGGAATCCGAACCTGCGCCTGAACCCGAACCCGAACCTGTCACCGAAGCACCTACGCCGGAACTGGAATCCGAACCTACGCCTGAACCCGAACCTGAGCTGGAACCTGTTGCAGAAGTGCCTGTGGCTGAAGAAACTGCGGAGCCTGAGGCCGCTGCCGAACCAGAAACCTCTAAGGCATAGTCAGGGATTGGCTAGATTATGACAGATTCTAAGGCGATCGCCCTCACTCGCGGTCAGGCTCATCGTCTGCTCAAGCAGTTCGATTGTCAGACTGCTGCGCCCACGCTATCCGCTGAGGAAAAGGCGAGGCTCCGCGAGGCGCTAAAGCTGGTCGCACAGCACTCGGATTATCAAATGCTGGGGGTTTGCGCCAGTTCTCAGCCAGAGGGCTGGAGGGCGCTGGAGCAATATGCGATCGCCCTTAGCTATGCACCCCAGCCGCCAGCGGTTTCGCTGGACGGCCCGGTCTATCTCAAGTTCAATCCCAAATCAAGCCTGTGCTACGTAGACACCTATCCTGGTGAGCATCGCGGCGTGCTAGTTTCCTGTCAGTCTGCCGATTCCGACGACATTAACGATCTCTATGGGCATCTGCCCTTAGATCTTTGGGACTAGGAACCTATGGGATTAGGGGCTGGATGGGTTCAGAAGATGCCCTGATCCCTAGCCTGACTCTCAATCTCAAAAACAAAAAGCCTCAGCACAATGCTGCGCTGAGGCTTTGCCGTTCAACTAATTAAATTAACCAGTCGGCGTGAGCAAGATATCCAGCTAGGGCAGCCCAACGGACTACCCCGGCCTCTTACGTTCTACTGCCCGGTCAGATACGAGGGCGACAGGCTCGACCAGGACTGCTTCACCAGGTCGGCATCTGCCGTCACGCTGCCCAGGTAGTTGCCTGCGGGCAAAGAGGGGAAGCGCTTATAAGGCACTACGTCTTCGCCAAAGTAGCGCGAGTATTCTGCGCTTTCCACCATCGCGTCTACGGCTGCTTTCAGACCACGGTCGGCCAGCAGCTTGTTGTATTCGCGGATCTCTGCCTGGGTGGCGGGGGCGCGGCCCAGCAGATGGCGGAACAGAAACTCGATCACCTTGGTGTTGGGATAGGGCGTGTAGAACCGCTTGCGGTAGATGTCCGAACCCGCTAGCGTCTTCACAAACTCGCGCACCGAGATCTCCCCATTCCGCAGCTTGCTTTCCAGGTCGCTGCGGCGGAACTCGGCCGGAACCTGACCGCTAAACACGTCCATCACCTGCACATAAATCGCATCGATCACCAGTTCCGTTTCGCCCCGCGTCATGCTAGGGTTCATGCGGAAGATCCGAGCAGGCTTGCGGCGAGAAGTTCCCACCCCAATCTCTACTGATTGTCCCTGACCTTCCGCCAGGAAGGAGCGACCCAGTTCCACAAACTTGGGCTTGGTGGGGTCGGGCTGACGAGCTTGGGTGGATAGATTGGCGATCGCCAGTCCAGTCAGCGGCAGCTTGGTCGGGTCTATCTTCGACTTCACCGGCTCAAAGCTGGGCACCACCAGCGTCTTATTCTGCTTGGTGAGCGTGTTATACAAGCGCTGCGTATTTGGGAAGTTGGCCGCAGGCAGCGTCAGGAAGCGGTTGTAGGGCACCGTATCTTCGCCAAAGGCCTGCGCGTATTCGGCGCTGTTCACCATTGCGTTGATAAAGCCCTTCAGCCCCTGCGATGCCAGGATCTGGTTATACTTGCGGATTTCTGCCTGATCCAGCGGCGCACGACCCAGGAAGTGCTTCGTCCCCA contains:
- a CDS encoding DUF1824 family protein, giving the protein MTDSKAIALTRGQAHRLLKQFDCQTAAPTLSAEEKARLREALKLVAQHSDYQMLGVCASSQPEGWRALEQYAIALSYAPQPPAVSLDGPVYLKFNPKSSLCYVDTYPGEHRGVLVSCQSADSDDINDLYGHLPLDLWD